Proteins from one Oryza sativa Japonica Group chromosome 12, ASM3414082v1 genomic window:
- the LOC136354556 gene encoding uncharacterized protein: MAQPGISRQGGRPANQVFPEQAPGSSPQASRLLSKKKKEEKHWAHLSSPLQSNLFQIPCSLSRARTRTRAVSGGGPRSSLVRLGAEAEVSRFPKSSRRRTGRGVGAGGWRRRGGEWWAAAWGLADGDGTRASFIASPWLRSRRRSSRQSRSSHSAEAQPPSGGTRPEAEAAERKTGGVRPTTTKRKPASRAWRSPARWGKGGGGVSRGGFRRRAPRRRPLPTLASRPPVPPPVAGPRGLTARAAARRGRRRGRLLLRRLHLRCRSIERRRHRLGLGPDDDRDSTPARRVANRGVAGSTRSPPLPPAPAPAPAPPRQHDVLDLVRPPRRHDKLVGSPPPILPIPSPPPPIPPLPPPPLPPLPPRPLPPPPPPILSPASVRQGARERGRGEEKERRRGIGLTDSKLPGDSPMPMHVS; this comes from the exons ATGGCCCAGCCAGGCATCAGTAGGCAGGGAGGGAGGCCCGCAA ATCAGGTCTTCCCGGAGCAAGCACCAGGCAGCAGTCCACAGGCAAGCAG ACtactcagcaaaaaaaaaaaagaagaaaaacactgggcccacctgtcatcacCTCTTCAATCAAACCTCTTCCAGAtcccctgctctctctctcgtgcACGCACACGGACACGGGCGGTCAGCGGCGGAGGGCCGCGGAGCTCGCTCGTGAGGCTGGGGGCGGAGGCAGAGGTGAGCCGGTTCCCCaaatccagccgccgccgcacggggCGGGGCGTGGGGGCGGGCGGTTGGCGGCGTCGCGGGGGCgagtggtgggcggcggcgtgggggctgGCGGATGGCGACGGCACGAGGGCGAGCTTCATCGCGTCGCCGTGGTTGCGGAGCAGGAGGAGATCGTCCCGGCAGTCCAGGAGCTCCCACTCGGCAGAGGCCCAGCCGCCGTCGGGAGGAACAAGgccggaggcagaggcggcggagaggaagaCTGGCGGCGTGCGGCCCACGACGACGAAGAGGAAGCCGGCGTCGCGGGCGTGGCGCTCACCAGCTCGGTGGGGGAAGGGAGGCGGAGGAGTATCTCGTGGAGGATTTCGTCGCCGAGCACCTCGACGCCGCCCGTTGCCGACCCTCGCGAGCCGAccgcccgtgccgccgcctgtCGCCGGCCCTCGCGGGCtgaccgcccgcgccgccgcccgtcggggTCGACGACGTGGCCGTCTCCTCCTTCGTCGGCTCCACCTCCGCTGCAGATCGATCGAACGACGACGACATCGCCTCGGCCTGGGCCCTGACGACGACCGCGACAgcacgccggcgaggcgggTAGCCAACCGCGGCGTAGCCGGCAgcacgcgctcgccgccgctccctcctgcccccgcccccgctcccgcgccgccgcgccaacacgatgttcttgatttggttcggccgccgcgccgacaCGACAAGCTAGTGGGCTCACCGCCGCCTATTCTGCCtattccgtcgccgccgccgcctattccgccgctgccgccgccgcctcttccgccgctgccgccgcggcctcttccaccgccaccgccgcctattCTGTCGCCTGCCTCGGTGCGCCAGGGAGCGAGAGAAAGGGGAAGGGGTGAagagaaggagagaagaagagggattgggctgacag ATTCAAAACTTCCTGGTGATTCCCCCATGCCAATGCATGTCTCATGA